A DNA window from Brassica napus cultivar Da-Ae chromosome A4, Da-Ae, whole genome shotgun sequence contains the following coding sequences:
- the LOC111215315 gene encoding glucan endo-1,3-beta-glucosidase-like gives MTILLLAGQIGVCFGQLGNNLPNPSDVVAMYKQYDIQRMRMYAPKTEALEALRGSNIEFILDVPNGELEGIANSQASANTWVRDNVQKYNDVRFKYISVGNEVKPADTAGKGTTLIQAIQNIDKALSEAGLSIPVSTTTYMGAFMDTYPPSRGRFSDEYLNFLKPVIGFLVSKRYPLLVNIYTYFGFKNGDVSLEFSLFKPSSNEFKDDNNQLDYKNLFDANLDSVYAALDKLGGGSLEVVVSESGWPTQGGLGASLENAKDYINNLIQHVKNGSPRRPGKAIETYIFAMFDENQKPNDETERYFGLFLPTTKQLKYSVNFN, from the coding sequence atgACAATTTTATTACTAGCTGGACAAATTGGAGTATGCTTTGGGCAGTTGGGAAATAACCTACCAAATCCATCGGACGTTGTGGCTATGTACAAGCAGTACGACATCCAGCGAATGCGGATGTACGCTCCCAAGACGGAAGCTCTCGAAGCTCTCCGTGGCTCCAACATCGAGTTCATCCTCGACGTTCCCAATGGCGAACTAGAAGGTATCGCAAATAGCCAAGCGAGTGCCAACACATGGGTCCGAGACAACGTCCAAAAGTACAACGATGTCAGATTCAAGTACATCTCGGTAGGAAACGAGGTGAAACCAGCGGACACTGCTGGGAAGGGGACGACTCTCATCCAGGCGATCCAGAACATTGATAAAGCGCTTTCCGAAGCAGGCCTCAGTATCCCGGTCTCCACGACAACATATATGGGAGCCTTCATGGACACGTATCCTCCGTCGCGCGGAAGATTCAGTGATGAGTATTTGAACTTTCTCAAACCGGTGATAGGTTTCTTGGTCAGCAAGCGATATCCTTTGCTCGTGAATATCTACACTTACTTCGGCTTCAAGAACGGCGACGTGTCTCTAGAATTCTCTCTGTTCAAACCGAGCAGTAATGAATTCAAGGACGACAACAACCAGCTCGATTACAAAAACCTCTTTGACGCCAATCTCGACTCAGTTTACGCGGCATTGGATAAACTGGGCGGGGGATCGTTGGAAGTCGTGGTGTCGGAGAGCGGTTGGCCCACGCAGGGAGGGCTCGGGGCAAGTTTGGAGAATGCGAAggattatattaataatttgatacAACATGTGAAGAATGGATCTCCGAGAAGGCCAGGGAAGGCTATAGAGACTTACATATTCGCCATGTTCGATGAGAATCAGAAGCCGAATGATGAGACTGAGAGGTACTTTGGGCTGTTTCTTCCTACTACTAAACAGCTTAAATATAGTGTTAATTTCAACTAA